From a single Loxodonta africana isolate mLoxAfr1 chromosome 9, mLoxAfr1.hap2, whole genome shotgun sequence genomic region:
- the LOC100670508 gene encoding myb/SANT-like DNA-binding domain-containing protein 3 isoform X2 codes for MQNNEIIKPAKYFSELEKSILLALVEKYKYVLECKKSDARTIALKQRTWQALAHEYNSQPSVSLRDFKQLKKCWENIKARTKKIMAHERREKVKRSVSPLLSTHVLGKEKIANMLPEQLYFLQSPPEEEPEYHPDAAAQESFAVSNRELCDDEKELIHFPVCEGTSQPEPSCSAVRITANKNYRSKTSQEGALKKMHEEEHHQQMSILQLQLIQMNEVHVAKIQQIERECEMAEEEHRIKMEVLNKKKMYWERKLQTFTKEWPVSSFNRPFPNSP; via the exons ATGCAAAACAACGAAATAATAAAACCTGCCAAATATTTCTCAGAATTGGAAAAGAGCATCTTGCTTGCTTTAGTGGAAAAGTACAAATATGTGCTTGAATGTAAAAAAAGTGACGCGCGAACTATTGCACTCAAGCAGCGTACCTGGCAAGCACTTGCGCACGAATACAACTCTCAGCCAAGCGTATCACTGCGGGATTTCAAACAGCTGAAGAAGTGCTGGGAAAACATCAAGGCTCGGACCAAAAAAATAATGGCccatgaaaggagagagaaagtgaAGCGGAGTGTCAGCCCACTTCTCAGTACCCACGTCCTCGGGAAGGAGAAGATTGCCAACATGCTGCCTGAGCAGCTCTACTTCCTGCAGAGCCCTCCGGAAGAAGAGCCCGAGTACCATCCGGATGCTGCAGCCCAAG AATCATTTGCTGTTTCAAATAGAGAACTGTGCGATGATGAGAAAGAGTTGATACATTTTCCAGTATGTGAGGGGACCTCTCAACCTGAACCCTCATGTTCAGCTGTCAGAATAACAGCCAATAAAAACTACAGGAGCAAAACCTCTCAGGAAGGTGCTTTAAAAAAGATGCATGAGGAAGAACACCATCAACAAATGTCCATCTTACAACTGCAGCTGATACAAATGAATGAGGTTCATGTGGCCAAAATCCAGCAGATAGAGCGAGAGTGTGAGATGGCAGAGGAGGAACACAGGATAAAAATGGAAGTTCTCAATAAAAAGAAGATGTATTGGGAAAGAAAACTGCAAACTTTTACCAAGGAATGGCCTGTTTCCTCATTTAACCGGCCCTTTCCCAATTCACCCTAA